GAACGTCGTCCCCTCCTCGTCGATCTCCGGATCGTCCTCGGCCAGCCACGGGATTGGCTCACCCTCCTCGCCGAAGCGATACAGCTGGTCGTAGATGAGCCGGATGAACTGTCGGTCCGGCGTCGCCAGGTCCTGCATCGGGTTGAGCGAGCCGATGTCCGCGGAGTAGCCGAACGTGACCTGATCGACGCCGTCGGCGGGCTGGGCCTCCATGAAGTTCCAGAAGCCGTTGAGTCCCTCGCCCAGCGTGGGGTTTACGCTCTCGAGGCGCTCGGCGTTGTACGGGTGGTCACCGCCCTCGTTGGCGATGTAACACCGGGGCTGGTCCTCGGCGAGCATCTCCTGGGCCTCGAAGACGAGGTCGCGTCGGGCGTCCTCGTCGACCTCCTGGGCCTGCGCCTCGGCGATTTCGTCGTAATCGGGGTTCTCGTAGCCCGGCGAGTTACGGCCTCCCGGATCGGTGAACCCCGAGTGGTGCATGTCCATGAGGAAAATGTGCGGGTCGATGCGCTCGGGCGTGCCACCCCAGCCCAGCAGCGAGACGTCGAAGTCGTGTTCGACGATGGCCTGGTCGACGTGCGCATCGAAGTCACGCTCCTGGCGGTCGACCTCGAAACCGACTTCCTCCATGTTGTCCGCGACCATGTGGCCGAGCTCGTTCCGGTCGGGGTTCGCTCCCGAGGTCGGAATGACGAACTGGATCTCCTCGAACGCGTCACCGACGTCCTCGTCGTCGGTGTCGTCCAACCCGACACAGCCCGCCAGCGCAGCCGACCCGATCGCACCCGCCGCCCCAATTGACCGAAGAAACGATCTTCGTGAGTTCGAAGGCATAGCTCATCTGACGAGCCGGATGGCATAAGGCTTGCGAATACGTACCATACTGTAATTTCGGAGACGAGACTGGGGTCGACTCGAGGCTTCGGGACGGTTTCGGCGCCCGGTCTATCCCCACAGAGCGTGGGGCCCACGAGTGCGACCGGAGCCCCCGCTCTCCGTTCGAACGGACGAAAAATCGAACGGTCGCGAATCCCCTCGGTCGAGTGCTGTCGAGCGACACTCCAGTACACGACAGCGAGCCGCATCGCCGGAAACTGCGAAAGTGCACGATTCCGTCGATTACCGGCGACCGGCTCGACTACGGTGTGAGCGCGACCGGCGAAGTCACGACGCGATCAGGTCGGACAGTGCGGCGGTTCGTCGTCGTCCTCGTCGTCCTCGTCGTCTTCCTCGGGCGCCTCCTCTTCAGGTTCTTCTTCAGGCGCCTCTTCCTCGGATTCGTCCTCTTCGGGCGCCTCCTCCTCGGGTTCTTCTTCCTCAGGCGCCTCCTCTTCGGGCTCCTCTTCCTCGGGCTCGTCCTCTTCCGGCTCTTCGGGCTCCTCTTCCTCGGGTTCTTCTTCCTCAGGCTCTTCCTCTTCCGGCTCCTCCGGCGGCTCGGACGGTGCCGAGTCGACGCGAGCGTCGATCCAGGTGAGGATCGACTGCGTGCCGTGGTGTGGCGCGGTCGACTCGCCGCCGAGCTCGAGAATCGGAACGAACGACGCGCCGTCCTCGACGGCGGTGCTCGCGACGCGGGTGACCGCACTGTCGTACTGGCCATCGCTGGCGCGGTCGACCGCCGTGCCGACGCTCGAGACGCCCGCCTGGTTCGCGAGGCCGGCGAGTTCGTCGTACTCGACCCAGCCGGAGGGCGCGACGTCGAACGTCGTCGCGAAGAAGTCCCAGTAGCTCTGGGGGTCGACGTCCCAGACGGCGCGTCCGAACGCGGCCATCCGGGGGTCGCTGCTCGAGATGTAGTAACTCGAGGTGTCACCCTGCTGGTAGGCGAGGTTCGCGAACTCGATGTTGAGCTGGCCCGTCAGAACGAACTCCTCGATGATCGCCTCGAGGTTTCCGAACACGAAACCGCGCGTGACCGGACACTTGAAGTTGCCGTAGACGGTCGCAGTCGGGTTGTCGCCGTCCGTTCCCATCGTCGGCCTGCCCCTGGCGCCAGCGTCGTCGGGAATCGGTACGTCAGCAACCGTTGCGTTAGTCTGCCCCTGTGCAATCCCTGCAAAACCCAGAAGCGATGCACTTCCGGTTGCCGTGAGCCACTCACGGCGCGTCAGATTCGTTCGCATGCACTCCCCGCTGAACAAGGGGGATAGATAAACGGCGCGACCGTCCAGTCGATTTGTTCGGCTTCACCACGCCCAGAGCCCGTATCGTCCGTTTTAGCGGGTTTCAGGCCCAGATGAAGAGTGATTAATTCGGGTGAAATTCAGGTAAAGGGTACAGTCACGGCGAAAAACAGTCCGACTATCTACAGCCGGCGAATTCGGTAAATAAAGGCTGCACATGTGCACTCGTCACTCGAGTTGCAGTTACTCGCCCGCGTGAATCGACTCGCCCCGATTCAGTCTGGCCGCGATGGTGAACGTCTGTTCGGCCTCCCGGCGGGTCGGGAAGTGGGCGGCCATGTAACGGGCGGTCGCGATCATCGGAAGCCGCCGGAACGCCTCGTCGTCGGCCGCCAGGTCGGACTGGCGGAACGCAGCCTCGACGTTCTGGAGCGTGTGAAAGCCGGCGTCCTCGCGGAGCAGCCCGCGGGCGAGCGTCGACTCGAGGGCGGCGGACTCGCCGCCGCAGTCGAAGAACTCGCCGACGAGACGGCCCGCCTCGTTGACGCCGCCCTCCTCGTCGAACGTCTCGAGGAGGTCCTCGAGCACCCGCTCCGGGTCGCGGCCGGTGTCGTTGTCCCCGGGTTCGGGTACCGGTGCCGGCGGCGTGTTGAGAAAGCGGTCGAGATAGACGCTCATCGCGCCGTCGAAGACCCCCCGGTAGAGTTCGACGGCGTTGGTTCGACGGCTCGCCTGGTGGACCGCGTTGGCGTAGGTGAACGTGTGGTGAACCGTGTTCCAGTCGGAGAACTCGTTGGCCGTGCCGAACTGGGCGACGCGCCGGCCGGCGGCCCGGGCGACCTGTGCCGCGAGCTGCTCGGTCGTCGCGCCCTCGCCGACGGCGGTCGCCAGCCCGTCGACGATCGCCGCCGGGTCGTCCGAGAGCAGCAGGTCCTGGAACCCCTCGGGGGCGGTCCAGCTCTGGTCTCCCCCCTCGGCCGCGAGCGCCTCGAGGCCGCTCGTCTCGCCGACGTCGCCGCCGTAGACGTCCTCGAGCAGGGAAACGAGGTCGGTCGGCTGGCGCCACGAGGAGAGTTCGTCGCTGCGGGTCGCGTCGGTGAGCTGATCGACCAGGCTCGCCAACGTCTCGTCGGCGAACTCCCAGCCGACGTGCTCGAGACACTCGAAGGCCTTGTTCGAAAAGTCGAGGACGTGACCCGCCGAGAGGTAGGGGTGGTCGGTCGCGGCCGCGAAGACGATCTCGGCGACCGCGCGCTCGTCGTGACCGGCGGCGACCGCGGTCCGAAGGCAGCGTTCGGCGCCGTCGCTGTCCCGGACCTCGATGCAGTCGCGGAACCACCGTTTGAGCCGGTCGAACTCGACCTCGCTCGTCGAAAAGGAGGGCTGATCGAAGTTCGGCGGCTCGCCGGCGCAGTCGCTGGCGACGTGTCGGACGCCCGTATAGAGCGCCCGTTTTCGATCTTCGGGCTCGAGGTCGTCCATAAGGTTCGCCATGCAGCCCAGAATCGTCAGTCCGGACGACCAGCCCATCTCGCGGTAGCGGGTGCCGAACTCGAGCGTCGTCGCCACCGGCTCCTCGTAGTCCACGCCGGCGTCGAGCAACCCGATGGTCGACTTGGCGACGACCAGCCGCAGGTTCTCCTCGAGTCCCGTTTCCAGTCTGTCGGCCCAGTGTTCGGCCGGCGGCTTCTCGCGTTCGGGGGTCGGATTCACGTAGACGATCCCGTCGCGCACCTCGACCGGGTAGGTCTGGACGTCGTCAGCCCACGGATCGAACGTGTCCCCACAGGAGAGTTCGAACCGGGCGTGGTGCCAGTGGCAGGTCAGGATACCGTCGTCGACGGTGCCCTCCGCGAGCGGGAAGCCCATGTGCGGACAGCGGTTGTCGACCGCCCGCACCTCGCCCTCGTGGTGAAAGAGCGCGATCGCCGTTCCGTTCACCGACAGCAGTTTTCGACCCTCGTCTGTGAGTTCCTCGAGCGGCGTCGCCTCGACGAACTCCGCGTCAGTCGTTGCCATACACACGGGTTCGGCGACCGGCACCAAAACCGTTCGCTGAAATCGGTTTTTGAAATGTATCTGATATATTTTGCGGAGAGACCGGAGCGTTTCTGTCGCCCGCCTCCGAACGAGCGCCCATGGCAGGGGTCGGCGAGCCGACCGACGGAG
Above is a genomic segment from Natrononativus amylolyticus containing:
- a CDS encoding thioredoxin domain-containing protein; this translates as MGTDGDNPTATVYGNFKCPVTRGFVFGNLEAIIEEFVLTGQLNIEFANLAYQQGDTSSYYISSSDPRMAAFGRAVWDVDPQSYWDFFATTFDVAPSGWVEYDELAGLANQAGVSSVGTAVDRASDGQYDSAVTRVASTAVEDGASFVPILELGGESTAPHHGTQSILTWIDARVDSAPSEPPEEPEEEEPEEEEPEEEEPEEPEEDEPEEEEPEEEAPEEEEPEEEAPEEDESEEEAPEEEPEEEAPEEDDEDDEDDDEPPHCPT
- a CDS encoding ABC transporter substrate-binding protein — translated: MPSNSRRSFLRSIGAAGAIGSAALAGCVGLDDTDDEDVGDAFEEIQFVIPTSGANPDRNELGHMVADNMEEVGFEVDRQERDFDAHVDQAIVEHDFDVSLLGWGGTPERIDPHIFLMDMHHSGFTDPGGRNSPGYENPDYDEIAEAQAQEVDEDARRDLVFEAQEMLAEDQPRCYIANEGGDHPYNAERLESVNPTLGEGLNGFWNFMEAQPADGVDQVTFGYSADIGSLNPMQDLATPDRQFIRLIYDQLYRFGEEGEPIPWLAEDDPEIDEEGTTFTVTIREGHTFHDGEEVTIDDVLFSYELFEEHSPTYSVYLDAVEEMETNGNEITFHLSEPDATFTRNALAQIYIFPQHIWEDIDDPTEQDDEDYVGSGPFQFDAWEREREMQLSRFDDHFEPPNIERLIRVPGDEDALVDEIEAHELDMLGNDPTPSQADRIDEDPDLGLATFEAIGHAKLAYNMRREHMDDAHVRRAISYCVPKEAFVEDIRGGMGTVTHSPIAPVLEDWHNPDVREFTEDLDAAEGELEEGGYVWDGGGQLHYPAE
- a CDS encoding Rieske (2Fe-2S) protein, yielding MATTDAEFVEATPLEELTDEGRKLLSVNGTAIALFHHEGEVRAVDNRCPHMGFPLAEGTVDDGILTCHWHHARFELSCGDTFDPWADDVQTYPVEVRDGIVYVNPTPEREKPPAEHWADRLETGLEENLRLVVAKSTIGLLDAGVDYEEPVATTLEFGTRYREMGWSSGLTILGCMANLMDDLEPEDRKRALYTGVRHVASDCAGEPPNFDQPSFSTSEVEFDRLKRWFRDCIEVRDSDGAERCLRTAVAAGHDERAVAEIVFAAATDHPYLSAGHVLDFSNKAFECLEHVGWEFADETLASLVDQLTDATRSDELSSWRQPTDLVSLLEDVYGGDVGETSGLEALAAEGGDQSWTAPEGFQDLLLSDDPAAIVDGLATAVGEGATTEQLAAQVARAAGRRVAQFGTANEFSDWNTVHHTFTYANAVHQASRRTNAVELYRGVFDGAMSVYLDRFLNTPPAPVPEPGDNDTGRDPERVLEDLLETFDEEGGVNEAGRLVGEFFDCGGESAALESTLARGLLREDAGFHTLQNVEAAFRQSDLAADDEAFRRLPMIATARYMAAHFPTRREAEQTFTIAARLNRGESIHAGE